A stretch of Natronococcus sp. CG52 DNA encodes these proteins:
- a CDS encoding DUF7470 family protein, with protein MLKNLGPLGIAGVAILLVGIALIAYADPVIAAGIALVLAGLGLVVKALISGVLRQFGMF; from the coding sequence ATGCTGAAGAATCTCGGACCGCTCGGAATCGCCGGCGTCGCGATTCTGCTGGTCGGAATCGCACTTATCGCGTACGCCGACCCGGTGATCGCTGCGGGAATAGCCCTCGTCCTCGCCGGTCTCGGCCTCGTCGTCAAGGCGCTCATCTCGGGCGTTCTCCGGCAGTTCGGCATGTTCTGA
- a CDS encoding acyl-CoA thioesterase, translating to MPTVLETRIRNRFRVQPNHANNNGTLHGGHLMKWLDEIGAMSAMRFAGETCVTARVNELDFERPIGIGDTALVEAYVYDAGRTSVHVALRAWREEPRSGETEKTTESSFTFVAIDEENRSTPVPELTVETDEGEQLRRRALES from the coding sequence GTGCCTACTGTTCTCGAAACCCGCATCAGGAACCGATTTCGCGTCCAGCCGAATCACGCGAACAACAACGGGACGCTCCACGGCGGCCACCTCATGAAGTGGCTCGACGAGATCGGCGCCATGTCGGCGATGCGATTCGCCGGCGAGACCTGCGTCACCGCCCGGGTGAACGAACTCGACTTCGAGCGACCGATCGGGATCGGCGACACGGCGCTCGTCGAGGCCTACGTCTACGACGCCGGCCGAACGAGCGTCCACGTCGCGTTACGGGCCTGGCGCGAGGAGCCCCGTTCCGGCGAGACCGAGAAGACGACCGAGTCCTCGTTCACGTTCGTCGCGATCGACGAGGAGAACAGATCGACTCCGGTCCCGGAACTGACCGTCGAGACCGACGAGGGTGAGCAGCTACGACGGCGAGCGCTCGAGTCGTAA
- a CDS encoding nucleoside 2-deoxyribosyltransferase, with translation MDIFFSGSIRGGRADVDLYGDLVEFLQQHGTVLSEHVGTEGVEAEQEEAGLSDGDIHDQDVAWLRQADVVVAEVTTPSLGVGYELGRAVAREKPVLCLYRPEGERELSAMVRGNDAVEVTEYRTPAEVESVLDEFLRQHR, from the coding sequence ATGGACATCTTCTTCAGCGGTTCCATCCGCGGCGGTCGTGCTGACGTGGATCTGTACGGTGACCTCGTCGAATTTCTCCAGCAACACGGGACGGTCCTCAGTGAACACGTCGGAACCGAAGGCGTCGAAGCGGAACAGGAGGAAGCGGGGCTGTCTGACGGCGACATTCACGACCAGGACGTCGCCTGGCTCCGGCAGGCCGACGTCGTCGTGGCCGAGGTGACGACGCCCAGCCTCGGCGTCGGGTACGAACTCGGCAGGGCGGTCGCGCGGGAGAAACCCGTGCTCTGTCTGTACCGCCCCGAAGGGGAGCGCGAACTGTCCGCGATGGTGCGCGGCAACGACGCCGTCGAGGTAACGGAGTACCGAACGCCCGCGGAAGTCGAGTCCGTTCTCGACGAATTCCTCCGACAGCACCGCTGA
- the rnz gene encoding ribonuclease Z produces MPLRVTFLGTSGAVPTTERNPSGIFVAREGEELLFDAGEGTQRQMMRFGTGFSIAHLFVTHLHGDHVLGIPGLLQTMDFNDREDPLTIHAPHGTRRELKSLVNALGNTPSFPVQINEVGDGDVAYRADEYEVRAFATDHETRSVGYALVEDDRKGRFDRERAEELGVPIGPKFSKLHEGESVELEDGTVVRPEQVVGDPRPGRSLVYTGDTRPTSATIEIADEPDLLIHDATFADDRADRAAATAHSTARQAAEIANRADAKRLALMHLSSRYAGDPSAHLEEARGVFDRDVFVPDDGEELDIPYPDP; encoded by the coding sequence ATGCCACTGCGCGTGACGTTTTTGGGGACAAGTGGGGCCGTTCCGACGACCGAGCGCAATCCCAGCGGGATCTTCGTCGCCCGCGAGGGCGAGGAGTTGCTGTTCGACGCCGGCGAGGGAACCCAGCGCCAGATGATGCGGTTCGGAACGGGATTCTCGATCGCCCACCTCTTCGTCACGCACCTTCACGGCGACCACGTCCTCGGGATTCCCGGCCTCCTCCAGACGATGGACTTTAACGACCGCGAGGACCCTCTGACGATTCACGCGCCTCACGGCACGCGTCGAGAGCTGAAGTCGCTGGTGAACGCCCTCGGCAATACCCCTTCGTTTCCGGTGCAGATCAACGAGGTCGGCGACGGCGACGTCGCCTACCGCGCCGACGAGTACGAGGTTCGCGCGTTCGCGACCGACCACGAAACTCGGTCGGTCGGCTACGCGCTCGTCGAGGACGACCGGAAGGGACGGTTCGACCGCGAGCGCGCCGAGGAACTCGGCGTCCCGATCGGTCCGAAGTTCTCGAAGCTCCACGAGGGCGAATCGGTCGAACTCGAGGACGGCACCGTCGTCCGCCCGGAGCAGGTCGTCGGCGACCCCCGCCCCGGCCGATCGCTCGTCTACACCGGCGACACGCGGCCGACGAGCGCGACGATCGAGATCGCCGACGAACCGGACCTGTTGATCCACGACGCCACGTTCGCGGACGACCGTGCGGATCGGGCCGCCGCCACCGCTCACTCGACGGCCCGCCAGGCGGCCGAAATCGCGAACCGCGCCGACGCGAAGCGACTGGCGCTGATGCACCTCTCTTCCCGGTACGCGGGAGATCCGTCGGCCCACCTCGAGGAGGCCCGCGGGGTGTTCGACCGCGACGTGTTCGTTCCCGACGACGGCGAGGAACTCGACATTCCGTATCCGGACCCGTGA
- a CDS encoding DUF460 domain-containing protein — protein sequence MSTRTSALDAVVFGVDVQSGDVRGDAPSYALAVYDGEDVTRDVVSHRKLRRLIDDEEPAIVATDNMYELAADKDQLIHLLGSLPTGTKLVQVTGAEQPEPLSRVAKRHGIPYGKQPMKEAEAAARLAAHNVGHEVSAFTNTTEVKVARGRSTGSGGWSEDRYTRRIHGSVKRRAREVESELEDENLEYEKDVRESYGGFANAIFTVEAKPSEIPVSRNRSGDVRVEIERERRDGIEFRPLAKRRDHVLVGIDPGTTTAVAIVSLEGEVLDVWSSRTSDTADVIEWIVERGRPIVVAADVTPMPETVEKFRRSFDAAGWTPTNDLPIDEKQHRTREEPYDDDHQRDAMAAALYAFDAHEDQFERIADKLPPGLDRGEVTARVVADEESVEAVLTDLTDDEEPEEESTEHEPRELTEEERQIKDLKRQVERLQSHVETLEGRLEEKDDRIDELEASLTGARRQERKEVRKDREVSRLERKTNRLEGERDDARDEVEELERKVERMKALWKLDHSNFSDVSAEKEGLVPVKVIEKFTKGAIREADEQYGIAADDVVYLRDASGAGRSTAELLAEFEPRVILKDGGLSDVADDILFDSEIPVGPAGDVAMQEVDELAVAREDDVEAVIDDWHDRAEKRAHERKAAMVDQLISEHRAGDNEV from the coding sequence GTGAGTACGCGAACGAGTGCGCTCGACGCGGTCGTCTTCGGCGTCGACGTTCAGAGCGGTGACGTGCGGGGGGACGCACCGTCGTACGCACTGGCCGTTTACGACGGTGAGGACGTCACCCGGGACGTCGTCAGCCACCGAAAGCTCAGGCGACTGATCGACGACGAGGAGCCGGCGATCGTCGCGACGGACAACATGTACGAACTCGCGGCGGACAAGGACCAGCTGATTCACCTTCTCGGTTCGCTGCCCACCGGGACGAAACTCGTCCAGGTGACGGGCGCCGAACAGCCCGAGCCCCTCTCTCGCGTCGCGAAGCGCCACGGCATCCCGTACGGAAAGCAGCCGATGAAGGAGGCCGAAGCGGCCGCCCGTCTGGCCGCCCACAACGTCGGCCACGAAGTGTCGGCCTTCACCAATACCACCGAGGTCAAGGTCGCGAGAGGTCGATCGACCGGCAGCGGCGGCTGGAGCGAGGACCGTTACACCCGGCGCATCCACGGCTCCGTCAAGCGACGGGCTCGAGAGGTGGAGTCCGAACTCGAGGACGAAAACCTCGAGTACGAGAAAGACGTCCGGGAGTCCTACGGCGGCTTCGCCAACGCGATCTTTACTGTCGAAGCCAAGCCGAGCGAGATCCCCGTCTCGCGCAACCGGTCGGGCGACGTCCGCGTCGAAATCGAGCGCGAGCGCCGGGACGGCATCGAGTTTCGGCCGCTGGCCAAGCGCCGGGATCACGTCCTCGTCGGCATCGATCCCGGCACGACGACTGCGGTCGCCATCGTCTCGCTCGAGGGCGAGGTGCTCGACGTCTGGAGTTCACGCACCAGCGACACCGCCGACGTGATCGAGTGGATCGTCGAGCGTGGCCGTCCGATCGTCGTCGCGGCGGACGTGACGCCGATGCCCGAGACCGTCGAGAAGTTCCGCCGGAGCTTCGATGCCGCGGGCTGGACGCCGACGAACGATCTGCCGATCGACGAGAAACAACACCGGACGCGAGAAGAACCGTACGACGACGACCACCAGCGCGACGCGATGGCCGCTGCACTCTACGCCTTCGACGCCCACGAGGACCAGTTCGAGCGCATCGCCGACAAACTCCCGCCGGGACTCGACCGCGGCGAGGTGACCGCCCGCGTCGTCGCTGACGAGGAGAGCGTCGAGGCCGTCCTGACCGACCTGACCGACGACGAGGAACCCGAGGAGGAGTCGACCGAGCACGAGCCCCGGGAACTGACCGAGGAGGAACGGCAGATCAAGGATCTCAAACGGCAGGTCGAGCGCCTCCAGTCCCACGTCGAGACGCTCGAGGGACGCCTGGAGGAGAAAGACGACCGGATCGACGAACTCGAGGCGAGCCTCACCGGCGCTCGCCGACAGGAGCGCAAGGAGGTCCGCAAGGACCGCGAGGTGTCCCGTCTCGAGCGCAAGACGAACCGACTCGAGGGCGAGCGCGACGACGCCCGGGATGAGGTCGAGGAACTCGAGCGGAAGGTCGAGCGGATGAAGGCGCTCTGGAAGCTCGATCACTCGAACTTCAGCGACGTCTCCGCGGAGAAGGAGGGACTCGTCCCAGTCAAGGTGATCGAGAAGTTCACGAAAGGGGCGATCCGCGAGGCCGACGAGCAGTACGGGATCGCGGCCGACGACGTCGTCTACCTGCGGGATGCCAGCGGTGCGGGTCGCTCGACCGCCGAACTCCTCGCGGAGTTCGAGCCGCGAGTCATCCTGAAAGACGGCGGCCTCTCCGACGTCGCCGACGATATCCTCTTCGACAGCGAGATTCCCGTCGGACCGGCCGGCGACGTCGCGATGCAGGAGGTCGACGAACTCGCGGTCGCTCGCGAGGACGACGTCGAGGCGGTGATCGACGACTGGCACGACCGGGCCGAGAAACGAGCGCACGAACGGAAGGCGGCGATGGTCGACCAGCTCATCAGCGAACACCGGGCGGGCGACAACGAGGTCTGA
- a CDS encoding carboxylesterase family protein, which translates to MSEDNTTQQPSDSSRDPSRRSLLRTAGTATAAGLLGTGLGAGVTAAGGDCPGADHLESPRPGPEVLYEDPVSSPELEPTGNWEADPLLVCGRTGYDDGEFLSQGWPFDDRGATNEREYPDAERYANNAADLLEIRARPTRDGVSYRIALNTMVEPDAAIVAVGIDTGTDEGRTDWGHELGDLGASVDHVLAIWGTGATLDGEPLPDDAYAVDLERNQLEVELELDPGRETWRQYAVSGVHDGDGGFSREDGPFDSDEPPVYNVGFRTVADEPLEFRDEESEIEELGTLLVDQEGMWRAAEQAEALEERDIADLGEDVDFGRLEDGDVDRSVPEAGYHNRLYASRYDLGDGIDLEEPRDVYQTRVQPYSVYVPESYEPGEPTSLLVLLHSLNSNYNQYAASPNKLAQLGEERDAIVLMPFGRGPAGWWKNEAELDAFEAWADLRSRYDIDPDRVTLSGYSMGGHGTYRFGSLYPDLFGRGFAVVGPADESIFGGPTDGVYGDYSTASENPQNMMRVTNNLRHVPLLVWAGMLDELVPYPGVRNYRDRLVEHGYRHRLDSFPQDDHFTFFGHDEWGPGRDYLGDASVERRPARVTYRAVPEFGNERYDISHDGAYWVREIAVDDDAADGAVDALSLTDGYAEPVAEEFETESTDPRANTREGMRWRSSLERRPAENAIELEAEDVAAATLYVDDAGVDTTEPLEVRVETNRELTLTLKSGAGERTLEFDSGESSETVVLCETGSDS; encoded by the coding sequence ATGTCCGAGGATAACACGACGCAGCAGCCGTCGGATAGCAGCCGCGATCCGTCCCGGCGATCCCTCCTTCGAACCGCCGGAACGGCGACTGCCGCCGGACTCCTGGGAACGGGACTCGGGGCCGGTGTGACGGCAGCGGGCGGCGACTGTCCCGGCGCCGACCACCTCGAGTCCCCGCGACCCGGTCCCGAGGTGCTGTACGAGGATCCCGTATCGTCGCCCGAGCTCGAGCCCACCGGCAACTGGGAGGCGGACCCCCTGCTCGTCTGCGGGCGAACGGGCTACGACGACGGCGAGTTCCTCTCGCAGGGCTGGCCCTTCGACGACCGCGGGGCGACCAACGAGCGGGAGTATCCCGACGCGGAACGGTACGCCAACAACGCCGCGGACCTCCTCGAGATCCGCGCTCGGCCGACGCGCGACGGCGTCAGCTATCGGATCGCGCTGAACACGATGGTCGAACCCGACGCGGCCATCGTCGCCGTCGGGATCGACACGGGGACCGACGAGGGGCGAACCGACTGGGGGCACGAACTCGGCGACCTGGGTGCGTCCGTCGACCACGTCCTCGCGATCTGGGGCACCGGAGCGACCCTCGACGGCGAACCGCTCCCGGACGACGCGTACGCGGTCGATCTCGAGCGCAACCAGCTCGAGGTCGAACTGGAACTCGACCCCGGCCGGGAGACCTGGCGCCAGTACGCCGTCTCGGGGGTTCACGACGGGGACGGCGGCTTCTCGCGGGAAGACGGACCGTTCGACTCGGACGAGCCGCCGGTGTACAACGTCGGCTTCCGGACCGTCGCGGACGAACCGCTCGAGTTCCGCGACGAGGAAAGCGAGATCGAAGAGCTGGGGACGCTCCTGGTCGACCAGGAGGGGATGTGGCGCGCCGCCGAACAGGCGGAGGCACTCGAGGAGCGTGACATCGCCGATCTCGGGGAAGACGTCGACTTCGGTCGGCTGGAAGACGGCGACGTCGATCGGTCGGTCCCGGAGGCGGGCTATCACAACCGGCTCTACGCCTCGCGGTACGATCTCGGGGACGGAATCGATCTCGAGGAGCCCCGGGACGTCTATCAGACGCGGGTTCAGCCCTACTCGGTGTACGTCCCCGAGAGCTACGAACCCGGCGAGCCGACGTCGCTGCTGGTGCTGTTGCACTCGCTGAACAGCAACTACAACCAGTACGCCGCCTCGCCGAACAAGCTCGCTCAACTCGGAGAGGAGCGCGACGCGATCGTGTTGATGCCGTTCGGCCGCGGCCCCGCGGGCTGGTGGAAGAACGAGGCCGAACTCGACGCCTTCGAAGCCTGGGCGGATCTGCGGAGCCGCTACGATATCGATCCCGACCGCGTCACCCTCAGCGGTTACTCGATGGGCGGCCACGGCACCTACCGGTTCGGATCGCTGTATCCGGACCTGTTCGGCCGCGGGTTCGCCGTCGTCGGACCGGCCGACGAGTCGATCTTCGGGGGTCCGACCGACGGCGTCTACGGCGACTACTCGACTGCCTCGGAGAACCCGCAGAACATGATGCGCGTGACGAACAACCTTCGGCACGTGCCGCTGCTCGTGTGGGCCGGAATGTTGGACGAACTCGTCCCCTACCCGGGCGTTCGTAACTACCGCGACCGACTCGTCGAGCACGGCTACCGCCACCGACTCGACTCGTTCCCCCAGGACGACCACTTCACGTTCTTCGGTCACGACGAGTGGGGGCCGGGTCGGGACTACCTCGGCGACGCGAGCGTCGAGCGTCGGCCCGCACGCGTCACCTACCGCGCCGTTCCCGAGTTCGGAAACGAGCGCTACGACATCTCTCACGACGGGGCGTACTGGGTGCGTGAGATCGCTGTCGACGACGACGCCGCGGACGGAGCGGTCGACGCGCTCTCGCTTACCGACGGCTACGCCGAGCCGGTCGCCGAGGAGTTCGAGACCGAATCGACCGATCCCAGAGCCAACACTCGGGAGGGGATGCGCTGGCGCTCGTCGCTCGAGCGCCGCCCCGCGGAGAACGCGATCGAGCTCGAGGCCGAGGACGTCGCCGCTGCCACGCTGTACGTCGACGACGCCGGCGTCGATACGACGGAACCGCTCGAGGTCCGCGTCGAGACGAACCGCGAGCTAACGCTGACGCTGAAGAGTGGTGCGGGCGAGCGAACGCTCGAGTTCGACTCGGGCGAATCGAGCGAAACCGTCGTACTCTGTGAGACGGGCTCGGATTCGTAG
- a CDS encoding AAA family ATPase yields the protein MDAPLWTDTYAPELAELPQDDAREYLERAVEEPINLVLQGPPGSGKTAAARALARDAHEDPDNDLVEINVADFFGRTKTEIKNDPRFASFLTGRSSMSKRDMINRVLKESASYAPVSGEYKTILLDNAEDVREDFQQALRRIMEQHHRTTQFVIATRQPTMLIPPIRSRCFPVSLRAPSSEETVTVLERIVTAEGVDYDRDGLEFVAGYANGNLRQAILAAQTTVEDEGELTMSAAYETIGEVGLDDEIESMLDDAEAGEFTDARSTLDDLLVDEGLDGQEVIDEMLRIARKRYQGPRLARVHRLAGDIEFEMHEGTSDRIHVSHLLAELGRNA from the coding sequence ATGGACGCGCCGCTGTGGACAGACACGTACGCCCCGGAGCTGGCCGAGTTGCCACAGGACGACGCTCGCGAGTACCTCGAGCGAGCCGTCGAGGAGCCGATCAACCTCGTCCTGCAGGGACCGCCCGGCAGCGGAAAGACGGCGGCAGCGCGCGCACTGGCTCGAGACGCACACGAGGACCCCGACAACGACCTGGTCGAGATCAACGTCGCCGACTTCTTCGGGCGGACGAAAACGGAGATCAAGAACGATCCCCGGTTCGCCTCGTTTCTCACCGGTCGCTCGTCGATGTCCAAGCGAGACATGATCAACCGCGTTCTCAAGGAGTCCGCGAGCTACGCACCCGTCTCCGGCGAGTACAAGACGATCCTGCTCGACAACGCCGAGGACGTCCGCGAGGACTTCCAGCAGGCCCTGCGCCGGATCATGGAACAACACCACCGGACGACGCAGTTCGTCATCGCGACCCGCCAGCCGACGATGCTCATCCCGCCGATCCGTTCGCGCTGTTTCCCCGTCTCCCTGCGCGCACCGTCGAGCGAGGAGACCGTGACGGTCCTCGAGCGAATCGTCACGGCCGAGGGAGTCGACTACGACCGGGACGGCCTCGAATTCGTCGCGGGCTACGCGAACGGCAACCTCAGGCAGGCGATTCTGGCGGCACAGACCACCGTCGAGGACGAGGGCGAACTGACGATGAGCGCGGCCTACGAGACCATCGGCGAGGTCGGTCTCGACGACGAGATCGAGTCCATGCTCGACGACGCCGAAGCCGGGGAGTTCACGGACGCGCGAAGTACCCTCGACGACCTCCTCGTCGACGAGGGGCTCGACGGCCAGGAAGTGATCGACGAGATGCTTCGGATCGCTCGCAAACGCTATCAGGGGCCGCGGCTGGCTCGCGTCCACCGCCTCGCGGGCGACATCGAGTTCGAGATGCACGAGGGGACGAGCGATCGGATCCACGTCTCGCATCTCCTCGCCGAACTCGGTCGGAACGCGTAA
- a CDS encoding DMT family transporter codes for MRLGTAGLFILLAAIWGLSFVAARAALPYIPPVPLAALRFDIVAVVVLAYAWFTTDRWYPKTHDEWRVVVLGGTLFIAVHHALLFAGQQYVTSAVAATVISLDPILAAGFAWLLLPDERLDRGGLLGLGLGLLGVGIIANPTFDGTDTAMLFGVLLVFLSAAVFALGAVLTRRYRTDLPVQSMLAWMMILGAPLLHLAEVVFPFPGFEMIEWTTPALAGLTYLALIAGAGGYLLYFELLDRIGAIEINLIGYAAPVFAAIGGWVFLDEPLALRTVVGFIIITLGFILIKRESIRSAVVRHGPQANDTHESS; via the coding sequence ATGCGCCTCGGAACTGCTGGACTGTTCATCCTGCTCGCAGCTATTTGGGGGCTCTCATTCGTTGCTGCTCGTGCCGCTTTGCCGTACATCCCTCCCGTCCCACTTGCAGCCCTCCGGTTCGATATTGTGGCCGTAGTCGTGCTCGCGTATGCGTGGTTCACGACGGATCGATGGTACCCCAAAACGCACGACGAGTGGCGAGTCGTCGTTCTCGGAGGGACACTATTCATCGCAGTTCATCATGCACTGCTGTTCGCCGGTCAGCAGTACGTGACCAGCGCTGTCGCCGCCACCGTCATCAGCCTCGACCCGATACTCGCTGCTGGGTTTGCATGGCTTCTGCTGCCCGATGAGCGACTCGATCGTGGTGGTCTCCTCGGGCTCGGGTTAGGGTTACTCGGCGTCGGAATCATTGCGAATCCGACGTTCGATGGAACGGATACCGCGATGCTATTCGGTGTCCTTCTCGTCTTCCTGTCAGCTGCTGTGTTCGCTCTGGGAGCAGTCCTTACGCGCCGATATCGAACAGACCTTCCTGTCCAGTCTATGCTGGCGTGGATGATGATCCTCGGAGCTCCGTTGTTGCATCTCGCAGAAGTTGTTTTTCCGTTCCCCGGGTTTGAGATGATCGAGTGGACGACGCCAGCGCTCGCAGGCCTCACGTATCTCGCACTCATCGCTGGCGCAGGTGGATACTTGCTCTACTTCGAACTGCTCGATCGGATTGGAGCAATCGAAATCAATTTGATCGGATATGCCGCCCCGGTATTTGCAGCGATCGGCGGCTGGGTGTTTCTCGACGAACCCCTCGCGTTACGGACAGTCGTCGGATTTATTATTATCACCCTTGGATTTATCCTGATCAAGCGCGAGTCGATTCGGTCCGCAGTAGTACGACACGGGCCTCAAGCAAATGATACGCACGAATCGAGTTGA
- the eif1A gene encoding translation initiation factor eIF-1A, giving the protein MSDDGDGGRKNLRMPDDDEVFATVTNMLGANRVKVRCADGTERTARIPGKMQKRIWIREDDVVLVEPWDWQDEKADITWRYEKSEADQLRREGHIQ; this is encoded by the coding sequence ATGAGCGACGACGGTGATGGCGGTCGTAAGAATCTCCGGATGCCCGACGACGACGAGGTGTTTGCGACCGTTACGAACATGCTCGGAGCGAACCGCGTCAAGGTACGATGCGCCGACGGAACGGAGCGAACCGCGCGCATCCCCGGCAAGATGCAAAAGCGCATCTGGATCCGAGAGGACGACGTGGTTCTCGTCGAACCCTGGGACTGGCAGGACGAGAAGGCGGACATCACCTGGCGCTACGAGAAGAGCGAAGCCGATCAGCTCCGGCGTGAAGGACACATTCAGTAG
- a CDS encoding DUF7571 family protein: MKPCQNCQAVIDEYTLDKQLEPLRGLTVDDFNVCVDCATIVSDACVECSGAVYVPRSAATTPDYCPACRSDHIERTGRDPGWNLETTST; this comes from the coding sequence ATGAAACCGTGCCAGAACTGTCAGGCGGTCATCGACGAGTACACCCTGGACAAACAACTCGAACCCCTGCGCGGACTCACGGTCGACGACTTCAACGTCTGCGTCGACTGCGCGACCATCGTTTCTGATGCGTGCGTGGAGTGTAGCGGCGCGGTCTACGTCCCCCGAAGTGCAGCTACCACACCCGACTACTGCCCGGCGTGCCGATCGGATCACATCGAACGCACGGGTCGCGATCCCGGTTGGAATCTCGAGACTACGTCCACCTGA
- a CDS encoding DUF7282 domain-containing protein — protein MSSRLTFGTIKRVAAILIAIAVVLAAGIVVGQAPAIFGVDEDPKASITFEDQETDGTNVTIGEVTLSDGGFVVITDGGDEPLAVSEYLGDGTHENVTVDRDDNETELVGQLTATVHQDTTDNETYAYEETDGQEDHPYLEDGYPVSDTATVTSTDDEAVSDSFVVESIDAPATATTNQTIEIVAQIRNPTDFDQQQTVELRLDGSVLERQVLELEAGDEREVTFAVDTSRTPPGTQILGVYTDDDGALEEIELEFHTDPSVTVVDADDEAVTVDVATPESGFVAVENGEEVLGTSDELEAGEHDNATVEFDENASVDENDELTAVVYEGNPEDVEAASPLEHDGEPVEETFTIADVAAESDDEDGDDENGGDE, from the coding sequence ATGAGTTCGAGACTGACGTTCGGAACTATCAAACGAGTCGCCGCCATCCTGATCGCGATCGCGGTCGTCCTCGCGGCGGGTATCGTCGTCGGCCAAGCCCCTGCGATCTTCGGCGTCGACGAGGATCCGAAGGCCTCGATCACGTTCGAGGATCAAGAGACCGACGGAACGAACGTGACGATCGGCGAAGTCACCCTCTCGGACGGCGGCTTCGTCGTTATCACGGACGGCGGTGACGAACCGCTCGCCGTCTCGGAGTACCTCGGAGACGGCACCCACGAGAACGTCACCGTCGACCGCGACGATAACGAGACCGAACTCGTCGGCCAGCTAACCGCGACGGTCCACCAGGATACGACCGACAACGAGACGTACGCCTACGAGGAGACCGACGGCCAAGAGGACCATCCCTACCTCGAGGACGGCTACCCCGTCAGCGACACCGCGACGGTGACGTCGACCGACGACGAGGCGGTCTCGGACTCCTTCGTCGTCGAATCCATCGACGCACCTGCGACGGCGACGACCAACCAGACGATCGAGATCGTCGCGCAGATCCGCAACCCGACCGACTTCGACCAGCAGCAGACCGTCGAGTTACGCCTCGACGGATCGGTCCTCGAGCGCCAGGTGCTCGAACTCGAGGCCGGCGACGAGCGCGAGGTGACTTTCGCGGTCGACACGAGCAGAACGCCCCCAGGGACCCAGATTCTCGGCGTCTACACCGACGACGACGGCGCGCTCGAGGAGATCGAACTCGAGTTCCACACCGATCCCTCGGTAACGGTCGTCGACGCGGACGACGAGGCGGTCACGGTCGACGTGGCGACCCCCGAGAGCGGCTTCGTCGCCGTCGAGAACGGCGAGGAGGTGCTCGGAACGAGCGACGAACTCGAGGCCGGCGAACACGACAACGCCACCGTCGAGTTCGACGAGAACGCCTCCGTCGACGAGAACGACGAACTCACGGCCGTCGTCTACGAGGGCAACCCCGAGGACGTCGAGGCGGCGTCGCCGCTCGAACACGACGGCGAACCGGTCGAGGAGACGTTTACCATCGCGGACGTGGCGGCCGAGTCGGACGACGAAGACGGCGATGACGAGAACGGCGGCGACGAGTAA